The genomic segment GTTATTGAAGAAAAAATAAAAGAAATAAGTTCGTTTTTGCGTGACAAAGAGCTATCCCAGATGTTTGTTAATTGTTTTCCTAATACGCTTGATACTAGTGTTTATTACCAAGAAAAAAAAGGTAGGCCAGACACTTATATAATAACAGGAGATATTCCCGCCATGTGGCTTAGAGATTCCAGCGCTCAGCTTTGGCCTTATTTACAGTTTGTAAATAGGGATGTAAAATTAAAGAAATTATTTCAAGGTTTAATTAAC from the Bacteroidales bacterium genome contains:
- a CDS encoding glycoside hydrolase family 125 protein, coding for MNNKRLTKSKRLFSSIVIEEKIKEISSFLRDKELSQMFVNCFPNTLDTSVYYQEKKGRPDTYIITGDIPAMWLRDSSAQLWPYLQFVNRDVKLKKLFQGLIN